AAGTATAAAGAGCtaagacttatataatagtCTCTGTGGTCGCTTACGCCACCGAAACGTTTAGTATTTGCCCGGTGCTGTCCTTGAAACTGTCAAGTGCTAACTCAAGTAAACCTCGGGATGAACTTCGTGTCTTGGGTTCCGGATCTAGACCCTTTAGCAGGATGTTCATGAATGGATTCGCAACTTTGCAGTTACTTGCTTGCCTGATATTCTCGATGCTCCTCAGCCATTGTGTCCTTGAAGAGTACATTGATTCACCACAAGTCTCTGGCAACGGTATGTACTTCCATGCATAAGCCAAGACCACAGCCAAGCTAAAAACATCTTTCTTTCCGTCTTCACGACTATCATCTCGAGGGATCCTTTTTTCCAGAGGAGCAGCGGGCTCCGCAAAAACATGCTCCGGGGCGGCATACCACCTCATCTCCTCGTAACTAATTTTCAAGCCGGTTATATCCTCCGCTATTTCAAAACCAGATAAACTGAACATATTTCCTTTCTTGAAGATATTGCTCGAATTCACGGACAGATGTGGTTTCCCTATTGTTGAGTGGAGGAAAACAAGGGCCGAGGTGATCTGTATGCAAAGTTGAATACCTTCATGGTTACTACCAGTAAAGTAGCTCTGGTCGTCCCTCTGACAAAGAAGAATTGGTTGACCGTCCAGGCAGAGCGATAGTAATCGAGCATCAGCGTTCAATACGGTAGTCAAGAAACGCTGAGGTACGAGCATGTCAACATACGGAAACCATGAGCAAACATATAGCGCTAACTTACATGGCTTATTTTTCTGGCTGCTGAGACTTCCCTACACCACCTCTGCGCATGTTGCTGAATGAGATCTCTGGTTGGATAGGCTACTGCCTTGAACGATACCAGCCCATGTTGAGCATGCTGTCCTGTGAAAACACGGGTAGTGCTTGATTGACTAAACACCAACTCTAGAGCACTAAGCTTAAAACAGTCCCTTGTCTTCTGTCGTCGTCCTCGTTGCGATGTGGAAATAGTGTCGATGCGAAAGGCAGTATTCAAACCACACCATCGGACACTACTGGAGGGCCTGAGCAATTCAAGATTGGATGTTCCAGTCTTTGCATTGGTCTTTGTCGCCTCCTTAGTACGATTCGGCGTCTGGGTGACTGGCTTCTTCTGCCGTGGCTGCATAAGGCGAGCCTTTTTTCGAGGATAAGGCGCGTTCTCCCCACTCTCTAAACGTGGTCTTTTTGGTGGTTCCGAGCTGATGTGCAAGATATATGGCTTCggaaaaatataaagatagATTTGCATTCGCCCGGACTCAGATATTTGCCATAGACCGGTATTCAATGAAAAGGGGACCTTGACACTTCGAAGAGGAGTCATTTTATTCGTAACTGACGAATACGAGGCAATCTCTACTTCCTTTGTTTCGCGTCTGTGTATGATTATGTCATCGCTGCCGGGTGAATAGTAACCTGATATGGTTATGTTGTCCGAGCTAAGAGTGAAATACGGCCTATCGGGCGCCTGCTCAATCGAAAGGCCACCCGGTGGGAAATCGACGGGCTTGCCATCGCCGCTCATTATGActccctcatcttcattcgTGACGGCAACAACTCGAGAGCGggagatggaggaagaaggatcCAATTTTAGTTCGTTCAGTCTTGAAATGAGGCAGTTCAGGTCGCTTGGGAGCGAGTCTCTTATGTGGCTGTCCTCAAGTCGGCTCATGGAATTATAAGCACCGCCTGGATTCTCAGGTTGAGCGGTATCGTCCTCGGCTATCGTGAACGGTAAAGGGGACGAAGAGGCAGACATCTTGCTATAGTAATGAAAAATCTCAGACTGGCAAAGAGGGAAGATTAAATATGTGATCTCTCTTTCGTGCGAGCGTGGAGTCTTTTAAATCGTGGACAGCAGCTGGCGACCTATGCTCATTAGTTGTTGCCGAGACGGAGGTTGTAAGCGCGCGCCAAGAGAAACAAGCCCTGAGCCAATCGAATCGCCCAAGATGCCATGTCGCGAAAGAAGAGTGGGGCACCATTGTTTACCTTAGCGCTGAGCTGATCCAGGTTTTTGTTCCTGCGTTCCCAACATAATAGCCTAACCCAGCCAGTGTCGGATTCACCATCAACCTCCGACATGGAAGAAGAATTCCAGTTTCCCGACGAGACTTGCGACAAGCTTGGGCTAAGCATCGCCGAGTTGGAAATGCTGTTAAAGAACTTTAATACTGTGGAGATCGGGCTTGTGGACGCGACAACTAGCCACTATCTATTCAAAGAGGCATGCCGGAAAAGCGACAGTCAAGACGAGTtagaagaagagcttcgaaAAACTCGACAAGATCTGGTAATGCGTCTCAATGAGAAGGCTCGTGGAGTTCGGCAACTGGTGTTATATAATGACGTGGTTGATCCAAACATCGCAGACAGATGTGACTTCCTTGCCGGCAGATTCACATTGGGAGAATTCATTCATATAGTCGGAATGTTAGCTGGAGGTGAGGATTACGGGCAAGCGCCATGGATTCGTAAGTGGATGCCCATTTCCACTTGGGACCAACTTTAACTCCGATAAGGAAAACGCCGTGGCCCGAAGCAAATCGACCGAAGTGAGAGGTCGTCGCATTGCCGTGAGCATGGGACTAATGAAAACGTCCATGATAAGTCTCGAGGTATAACGAGAATAAACCCGAAAAGGACAGAGAAGACCCTTAGGAAACAGTCGGGCCCAGTCTCTCCGAAGATAAAAGGGAGTCCACAAGTAACAGGTCCAAACAAGACACCACGCCGAAGCGAACGGCTTGCtaaaaaagcaaaagctGGCACCGTTTAAAAGGCCTTGGAGATATAACGCCTACTTCTAATGCCGCCGGGATACTATATGCTATGGACCTAAATCGAAGTAATACCTTTTCACTACTTCCGTAAAGCCTGCTGCACTACAGAAGCCCTGGCGATCAGTCTGAGACGTTCTCTACTTCCTAAATTACTAACTATTTCAACATTGCTTTGCAAATACTCAGTCTCTCGAATGCAATTCATAGGAAGCCTGCAGTGAATGTCTTGCTTCCCCCTCGACATCGCCGCATCATTAGGCAGACATAATGAGCACAGGTATATTATAACGACCAGCAATATACATCTCGCGTAGGACGAGAACATGTCGCCAAGACTTCCCAGTCTGCTATGCCGATGCGGAACCAAGGCGTCATACTCAGTAGGTATACCCAGTAGGCATACACACTTTGGCGTCCTCTTCACGTCGGTAGCTCACACTTCGCCACAAGAGATAGAGGCCAGGCCACTAGCACACGAACGCAGAAGCGAGCATCCTCCCCTCTCACCATGGCACGATGGATGTCTTTTTCTCCATCCACGAAGATCCCTTCCCGGAGGCCACCAGCTCGTATCCGTGCTCTCATCGTCTGATCGATGCTCTTGGCTGGACTGACGACTGGGGTGCCGAGACGAGGGCTTCCTGGCGTGGCGAAAACGCAACCAGCTTCGATCGAATCTTGAGAAGCTGTGACAGAGGAAGGAAGCAAGAAAGGTCTCGAGATGTCTCATCCTTGATACTGTATTGCCATTTTTGCCGATCTGGTGCCATGCGTTGAGCAGGTGGGGTGGCAGTCAAGGAAGGATGCGCACGTCCACGGCGTTCAGCGGGATGACGGTGGTGTTCGGCGTCTCGATTCGGACGATCTACCTGAGCGGAAACTGGTCACTGCTTTTCAAGCTGGCGGCGGGTGATGCCAGACTGGCAAGGCGATGTAGGTTGATCACCTTGCCATTGGACGTCCTGCTCTGCTTGGGTGGCGCCTCGGTCGTGGTAGGCCCATGCTATGTCGAATTGGTATGGCTATGGGGAGAGCCATGCATATTATTTGCCTCGGAGATGAGACCGTAAGTCCAGGCGCGTTAATGTTTGAGCGCGGGACCAGAGGAAACGCTAGCAGAGGAGGGTGCGCTGTTTGTAGAGAGGCACTGTGTTCGAATGTGGGCTAAGCTTAACTGTGCAAACAGACGCGTGTCGAGTGATTTGGGCGGGACACGTTGCGCGATGCTTGTCGCGTATCGCGTTCTGCTCTACGCGAGGCGACAATCAACCATTACTTAGTCATCCGATGACACTAGCAGCGCGTTCCTTGTCGAGGATCAGGGGCCGAAAATTCCAGTCAACAAGATTAGCGAGATCTTTTTCGCGATTTGAACAATTCATAGTTTCTCGATCTGACTAATCAAGCGATTCTGTATGCCCCCTATAATTTACATGCCGATGATTCATTTGACTGGCTATCATCGGACAGAAGTCGATGTAGTCTCCCCCAGAGTGCAGGAAAGTGTTGCACGGCAGACTAGCTGCTGCTTTGAGCAGGTTGCCAGGGAACTTGAGGGATACGCTATCATCCGCTCCGACCTTTATATCAGCCTCCTCGCGGAATAATATGCATTCACCTTCCTAATATTACGAAACTAGTctctataatattaaaagtaaaaacTAGGATAAAGTAGCTTGGGCGGCCTTACCAAGATACTTGTCTGCTATTGGAGTTTGCACGTGATGATGCAATTCCGAGAACTGGCCACGATCCTCTCGCGTCACCGTTTCTCAACGGAACCGTCATCACGACTAGCATCGTCGAATACGGTTACGGAAACGCTAAAACTGTAAGGCAGCCTATCCCCCTTGTTTCAGACACTAGCCTGAACTGCGGCTGATTTTGAACCAGTAGCCAACC
This window of the Fusarium oxysporum f. sp. lycopersici 4287 chromosome 14, whole genome shotgun sequence genome carries:
- a CDS encoding serine/threonine protein kinase, which produces MSASSSPLPFTIAEDDTAQPENPGGAYNSMSRLEDSHIRDSLPSDLNCLISRLNELKLDPSSSISRSRVVAVTNEDEGVIMSGDGKPVDFPPGGLSIEQAPDRPYFTLSSDNITISGYYSPGSDDIIIHRRETKEVEIASYSSVTNKMTPLRSVKVPFSLNTGLWQISESGRMQIYLYIFPKPYILHISSEPPKRPRLESGENAPYPRKKARLMQPRQKKPVTQTPNRTKEATKTNAKTGTSNLELLRPSSSVRWCGLNTAFRIDTISTSQRGRRQKTRDCFKLSALELVFSQSSTTRVFTGQHAQHGLVSFKAVAYPTRDLIQQHAQRWCREVSAARKISHRFLTTVLNADARLLSLCLDGQPILLCQRDDQSYFTGSNHEGIQLCIQITSALVFLHSTIGKPHLSVNSSNIFKKGNMFSLSGFEIAEDITGLKISYEEMRWYAAPEHVFAEPAAPLEKRIPRDDSREDGKKDVFSLAVVLAYAWKYIPLPETCGESMYSSRTQWLRSIENIRQASNCKVANPFMNILLKGLDPEPKTRSSSRGLLELALDSFKDSTGQILNVSVA